One part of the Eptesicus fuscus isolate TK198812 chromosome 2, DD_ASM_mEF_20220401, whole genome shotgun sequence genome encodes these proteins:
- the LOC103287873 gene encoding uncharacterized protein C4orf36, protein MAYGLPRKNTVKNVLRGSFTVQQPWDLALLTETWYTKLSKIKFPFLEEITYGGPVYLKKSKIRKDLLLPSAEDVKIERDFEMKRLNNLKCQENAEKEIQLALREKQFGLRRPLPSK, encoded by the exons ATGGCTTACGGCCTGCCAAGAAAGAACACAGTGAAAAACGTTCTGCGGGGCAGTTTTACAGT ACAGCAACCTTGGGATCTTGCACTGCTTACAGAGACCTGGTACACAAAACTAAGCAAAATCAAATTTCCTTTCTTGGAAGAAATTACATATGGTGGTCCTGTATACCTCAAAAAGTCTAAAATCAGGAAGGACCTTCTGCTTCCTTCTGCAGAAG atgtcAAAATTGAAAGGGATTTTGAAATGAAGCGCTTAAATAACCTGAAATGTCAGGAAAATGCAGAAAAGGAAATTCAGCTTGCCTTAAGGGAAAAACAATTTGGTTTGAGAAGACCTCTTCCATCTAAGTGA